A window of the Dickeya dianthicola NCPPB 453 genome harbors these coding sequences:
- the hisIE gene encoding bifunctional phosphoribosyl-AMP cyclohydrolase/phosphoribosyl-ATP diphosphatase HisIE, producing MLTEQQRNQLDWQKTDGMLPAIVQHAVSGEVLMLGYMNQDALRVTQETGKVTFYSRTKQRLWTKGESSGHFLNVVSITPDCDNDTLLILVNPIGPTCHLGNNSCFHPAETQWQFLYQLEQLLAERKHADPASSYTAQLYASGTKRIAQKVGEEGLETALAATVRDREELTNEASDLVYHLLVLLQDQELDLGTIIQRLKARHNR from the coding sequence GTGTTAACCGAACAACAACGAAATCAGCTCGACTGGCAAAAAACCGATGGCATGCTGCCCGCCATCGTACAACATGCGGTTTCCGGCGAAGTGCTGATGCTGGGCTACATGAATCAGGACGCGTTACGGGTTACGCAAGAAACCGGTAAGGTCACGTTCTATTCCCGCACCAAGCAACGGTTATGGACCAAAGGCGAATCTTCCGGCCACTTTCTCAACGTGGTATCAATTACGCCGGATTGCGACAACGACACGCTGCTGATTCTGGTTAATCCAATCGGCCCGACTTGTCATCTCGGCAACAACAGCTGTTTCCACCCGGCAGAAACACAGTGGCAGTTTTTGTACCAGTTGGAGCAGCTTCTGGCGGAGCGTAAACACGCCGACCCGGCCAGTTCCTATACCGCGCAGTTGTACGCCAGCGGCACCAAGCGCATCGCCCAAAAGGTCGGCGAAGAAGGTCTGGAAACCGCGCTGGCGGCCACCGTGCGCGACCGCGAAGAATTGACCAATGAAGCCTCTGATCTGGTCTATCACCTGCTGGTGCTGCTGCAGGATCAGGAACTGGATCTGGGTACGATCATCCAGCGTCTGAAAGCGCGCCATAACCGCTAA